One stretch of Pontiella desulfatans DNA includes these proteins:
- a CDS encoding glycoside hydrolase family protein, whose protein sequence is MKIMRKTAVLFLSALVLMASSIAAKPEAGARLKFSPLPFEVKSTFAERKTTAHVFADPGYRIWGMAVIQWADGKYHGYYARWPEALGHDGWMTHCEIAHAVADQSEGPFQYVNTVLESRNPDGWDVNNAHNPAICVVDGKICLYYIANDLRPLYKGDFKTDYPDMEWFQANRKLVRNAQRIGVAIASDPAGPFVRSKEPVVVPHGRFINIAVNPAVCYVDGTYTMIMKGDDANKPDTWFRIQLVGHSQFPEGPFTFQQQPVYSKKQTEDAGIWFDQKAGRYYMACHVMGKRDLALFSSNDGKLWQPDRQRVFMKKQFRLADGSVWKPDRVERPFILTDDSGKPVMLYLAVADKDINGNIAVKFNN, encoded by the coding sequence ATGAAAATCATGAGAAAAACAGCCGTACTTTTTCTATCGGCACTTGTTTTGATGGCGAGCTCTATCGCGGCAAAGCCTGAAGCGGGCGCGCGTTTAAAATTTTCCCCGCTTCCCTTTGAAGTGAAGTCCACCTTTGCTGAGCGAAAAACCACGGCACATGTTTTTGCGGATCCCGGCTATCGCATCTGGGGCATGGCGGTCATCCAATGGGCAGATGGTAAATACCATGGCTATTATGCACGCTGGCCCGAGGCGCTGGGGCATGACGGCTGGATGACCCATTGTGAAATCGCGCACGCCGTTGCGGACCAGTCGGAAGGTCCGTTCCAATACGTGAATACGGTGCTGGAAAGCCGTAACCCCGACGGATGGGATGTGAATAACGCGCATAATCCCGCCATCTGTGTAGTCGACGGAAAGATCTGTCTGTACTACATCGCAAATGATTTGCGCCCGCTGTACAAGGGGGATTTCAAGACGGACTATCCGGATATGGAATGGTTTCAGGCAAACCGGAAACTGGTCCGCAATGCCCAGCGCATTGGCGTGGCCATTGCGTCCGATCCGGCCGGCCCGTTCGTCCGCTCTAAAGAGCCTGTCGTTGTTCCTCATGGACGGTTCATTAATATCGCCGTTAATCCGGCGGTCTGTTACGTGGATGGGACGTACACGATGATTATGAAAGGCGACGATGCCAATAAACCCGATACGTGGTTCCGCATTCAGTTGGTCGGTCACTCCCAATTCCCTGAGGGTCCTTTCACGTTCCAGCAGCAACCGGTCTATAGCAAAAAACAGACCGAAGATGCCGGGATCTGGTTTGACCAGAAAGCCGGTCGCTATTACATGGCCTGTCACGTGATGGGTAAAAGGGATCTGGCACTGTTCTCGTCCAACGACGGGAAATTATGGCAACCGGATCGGCAAAGGGTATTCATGAAAAAACAATTCCGACTGGCGGATGGCAGCGTTTGGAAGCCGGACCGTGTTGAGCGGCCGTTTATTTTAACCGACGACTCCGGCAAACCGGTTATGCTCTACCTGGCCGTCGCCGACAAAGACATCAACGGAAACATCGCCGTCAAGTTCAACAACTAG
- a CDS encoding alpha-L-fucosidase, with translation MLRHGMIVAAVLMMGLSAKAEKYEPSWESLANHNAEPEWLKDAKLGIYFHWGPYAVPAFSSEWYPRDMYLKNKVKKYHEKNFGSITEFGYHDFVPMFTGEHFDPAEWTELFEEAGARFAGPVAEHHDGFAMWASKATPWNAKDMGPKRDILGELFQELEKRQLKTIATFHHSRNLQRNTSGKKERKPNPNSHYPYLPGTHTASDDPMLQTLYGNMPEQKWLNEIWMAKLVEVIDNYQPDIIWFDSWLDTIPESDRKAFCAYYLNAAERWGKDVVIVRKQQDLPLEVSINDHEKSREPKALKELWMTDDTLSTGSWCYTQGLGIKPLHKIVHALVDTVSKNGVVLLNISPMADGTIPQDQRDVLHGLGQWLEANGEAIYNTRPWINAAEGPTAEPSGGFSDHKKFLSLEYSAKDIRYTVSKDGKTVYATTLGIPEAGYNVLLTTFAKENITPESVALTDGSDVVWKMTEEGVSIQSPETSQTSALVFKIEL, from the coding sequence ATGTTGAGACATGGAATGATCGTGGCCGCAGTGTTGATGATGGGCCTTTCGGCCAAGGCGGAAAAATATGAACCCAGCTGGGAATCGCTGGCGAACCATAACGCGGAGCCGGAATGGCTGAAGGATGCCAAGCTGGGGATCTATTTCCATTGGGGGCCCTATGCGGTGCCGGCCTTCAGCTCGGAGTGGTATCCGCGCGATATGTACCTGAAAAACAAGGTGAAGAAGTATCACGAAAAAAACTTCGGCTCGATCACGGAGTTCGGCTACCACGACTTTGTACCGATGTTTACCGGGGAACACTTTGATCCGGCAGAGTGGACGGAACTCTTTGAAGAAGCCGGCGCCCGTTTTGCTGGCCCCGTGGCGGAGCATCACGATGGCTTTGCCATGTGGGCATCGAAGGCCACGCCATGGAACGCCAAGGATATGGGGCCGAAGCGGGATATTCTCGGGGAGCTTTTCCAGGAGTTGGAAAAACGCCAACTGAAAACCATCGCCACCTTTCATCACTCCCGCAACCTGCAGCGGAATACGTCGGGCAAGAAGGAAAGAAAACCCAATCCGAATAGCCATTATCCCTACCTTCCGGGGACGCATACCGCCTCCGACGATCCCATGCTTCAGACGCTCTATGGGAATATGCCCGAGCAAAAATGGCTGAATGAAATCTGGATGGCCAAGCTGGTGGAGGTGATCGATAACTACCAGCCCGACATTATCTGGTTCGACAGCTGGCTCGATACCATTCCGGAAAGCGACCGCAAAGCATTCTGTGCCTACTACCTGAATGCCGCCGAAAGGTGGGGCAAGGATGTGGTGATCGTGCGCAAGCAGCAAGACCTGCCGCTGGAAGTCAGCATCAACGACCACGAAAAGTCGCGCGAACCCAAGGCGTTGAAAGAGCTCTGGATGACTGACGACACACTGAGCACCGGCAGCTGGTGCTATACACAGGGTCTGGGGATTAAACCGCTGCATAAGATTGTTCACGCGCTGGTCGATACCGTCAGCAAAAACGGCGTGGTTTTATTGAATATTTCCCCTATGGCTGACGGCACCATTCCGCAGGACCAGCGCGATGTGCTGCACGGGCTGGGCCAGTGGCTCGAAGCCAACGGCGAGGCGATCTACAACACACGCCCCTGGATCAACGCGGCCGAAGGACCCACAGCGGAGCCGTCCGGCGGATTCAGCGATCATAAAAAATTCCTGTCTCTGGAATATTCCGCCAAGGACATTCGCTACACGGTATCCAAAGACGGGAAAACGGTCTATGCCACCACGCTCGGAATTCCGGAAGCCGGTTACAATGTCCTTTTGACCACCTTCGCGAAAGAGAATATCACCCCCGAGTCGGTCGCGTTAACGGACGGTTCCGACGTGGTGTGGAAGATGACGGAAGAGGGGGTGTCGATTCAGTCTCCGGAAACCAGCCAGACCAGCGCGCTGGTATTTAAGATCGAGCTGTAA
- a CDS encoding beta-N-acetylhexosaminidase, with protein MPTPSRIESGSGGLAVEGAHDIVYEEATEPLGREGYELEVKMQGITIRAENDAGKYYARVTLRQLVDQSENGTIPCVKIIDKPKYAWRSFMIDSGRQYQKVETIKGLLDRMAMLKMNVFHWHLTENDGWRIEIKKYPKLGEVGGFVADGPEQQGFYTQEEIREIVAYAAERQITIVPEIDVPGHSEAALKAYPELTCSGESPKPVKKGFSPYLYCGGRETTVDFLCDVLDEVCALFPSEYIHIGGDEAPKSEWKKCTHCQARIRELGLKDEHELQIELTNRLARHLASKGRKAICWGDVVTLPGQELEKNIVVHWWNYRKGKDKALKEGIRRGLPVIANSNYYTYLNFPQKHKWRQYNKSRTFDFRTCYEKNPSDIQNPTDKQREVLLGMGCCLWTDHGLTEEWLDRRLYPRIFAMAEQMWSTAERLPYAEFKAGVYAKRPLLEAMGVHGDWDEEY; from the coding sequence ATGCCTACGCCGTCCCGTATAGAATCCGGTTCCGGCGGGCTCGCGGTGGAAGGTGCTCATGATATTGTATATGAAGAGGCGACGGAACCGCTCGGCAGGGAAGGGTACGAACTCGAGGTTAAAATGCAGGGGATTACGATTCGTGCGGAAAACGATGCTGGTAAATATTATGCCCGGGTAACGCTGCGGCAACTGGTGGATCAATCGGAAAACGGAACTATTCCTTGTGTCAAAATTATCGACAAGCCGAAGTATGCCTGGCGGAGCTTCATGATCGATTCCGGCCGGCAATACCAGAAGGTGGAAACGATTAAAGGATTGCTCGACCGGATGGCCATGCTGAAAATGAACGTTTTTCATTGGCATCTGACGGAAAACGACGGCTGGCGCATTGAAATTAAAAAGTATCCAAAACTGGGCGAGGTCGGAGGGTTCGTGGCCGATGGACCGGAACAGCAGGGGTTTTATACGCAGGAGGAAATTCGTGAAATTGTCGCCTATGCCGCCGAACGGCAGATTACCATTGTTCCGGAGATTGATGTGCCCGGTCATTCGGAAGCCGCATTGAAGGCCTATCCCGAACTGACCTGTAGCGGGGAATCTCCAAAACCCGTGAAAAAAGGTTTCAGTCCATATCTGTATTGCGGCGGGCGTGAAACAACGGTGGACTTTCTCTGTGATGTTCTCGATGAAGTCTGCGCGCTGTTTCCCTCTGAATATATTCATATCGGCGGCGATGAAGCCCCGAAGTCGGAGTGGAAAAAGTGCACGCACTGCCAGGCGCGCATCAGGGAGCTTGGCCTTAAGGATGAGCATGAGCTGCAGATCGAACTGACCAACCGCTTGGCCCGTCACCTGGCTTCTAAAGGTCGGAAGGCTATCTGCTGGGGCGATGTGGTTACGCTGCCGGGACAGGAACTGGAAAAGAATATTGTGGTGCACTGGTGGAACTATCGAAAGGGAAAGGATAAGGCGTTGAAGGAAGGAATCCGGCGCGGGCTTCCCGTGATTGCCAACTCCAACTACTACACCTACCTCAATTTTCCGCAGAAGCATAAATGGAGGCAGTACAACAAAAGCCGGACCTTTGATTTCCGTACCTGCTATGAAAAGAACCCTTCCGATATTCAGAATCCGACGGATAAGCAACGTGAGGTGTTGCTGGGTATGGGTTGCTGCCTCTGGACCGACCATGGTCTGACGGAAGAATGGCTGGACCGACGCCTCTACCCCCGGATTTTTGCCATGGCGGAACAGATGTGGTCGACGGCGGAGCGTTTACCCTATGCGGAGTTCAAGGCAGGGGTATATGCGAAGCGTCCCTTGCTGGAAGCCATGGGGGTTCATGGAGACTGGGACGAGGAATATTAA
- a CDS encoding C25 family cysteine peptidase yields the protein MSRLRKVWTVGCLVVLVLLGFVVSRQNEPVQGGSVVSNAPNAPQRKVVEPIFPEVQVESEILRTEALSDTQARLNLDFPVVSFSDVTLEDGNAYQTAHLPQTGLLPMGEGRPTLPLKTLMVAIPPGAEFDVQLAAGETTVMSDVLLAPAERLIKMNGDDKESTFAIDDAFYAADESFPADPLYSARRVSLRGREFIEVRVAPLRYNPAKRELEVAETVAVEVEIFPTAGGVAPAEDPLYSPAFDSMTTEGDYSFPGYMPTNVVFPGGIGPEKYMIIYNEKFQDNPHFQEFIEWKRRKGYEVVLKTTKSIGGSNCNASEISNYLKGLPDEDWPTYLLLVGRHNTTTGVAMHKRFTSYSSSCWNDHFYSLRTKNQEVNEEWGTPSKVWDWSNASTSPDGLQLTISVPYDNWGFIYKEVEPGDEVLFEGGITSTVASVNSYSNLTLTSSVYPGASNLTFSIDVLADFNPADWVDEYPDLFVGRIPANDNGMLSSMLEKMMLMDRNPPQSGSHYERNILVGAKDGALQGPEPMIDALGVYFEREYGDATVERAFNGGNYTPGQWLNPGHSMFWPDKDWQVSDGFVAKNCSSNTEAKEKLKREWGQEEGAALVHYICHGGEQGWYWNNKGSTFTIDELAELNTPERYAMVMDYSCDTAGWNSSTNFTQVALCNPNGGAYSMISACQPQWGGIQDYQFYGYLSGVFTNWFDFFIDAFEEGVDDDTVTYPAFSDPTLPITYSPGHAPRMGQMWWCGKVYTLENYPADDLLWGADKPDQPVVGNHVAYENMIMQNLFGDPEAFMVFSAPTPLAATLSASVGPGASTVQVTTEEGAQVALYSDALNIHLVAIADTNGVASFDIAPVQAGAVAVTASKFGRVPFEGGFAVGANNAPVFSQSDIFQTTVKAAEACEDSLAAFASDPDGDGIKFSITDGPDWLKMLDNGTYYGTPDFSDIGSNEFTVQVEDDSGASDTAVMTIIVNPNDAFNTAPYANEDPIQLSATVAGGISGSLTNHVFDDEGDVLSFSKTAGDAWLTIATNGMLSGYPPAATVGDNAFDVTVSDGVNLAMIHLNISVAPASEITVLDIDFQGSEAGRTNLLAATEAERGTILSNGTHVGVWSDVAATPNLAYEIQQETDGTNKVLAFANENNGTKMVADLLFDYTANLESGEVLDLSWEWMHTDGKGGGSGDVFLILLNDAMEEVATLKWNDSSQLSLNGTSFADRLRQLPIDPYVEITTALWNPLAMDMEMSSTNMALSIDGAVVTNMPFTAATIKGLRFKTASNRTYSEGGAWMDNILATVTPPLPVSADADEDGIPDNWEAQFGLSGGNAADAALDIDGDGLTALQEYIADTNPTNPASCLVINSLVWTNGQFWVDWNGGINATQYFECAENLVSNHWTELRTYVPPTTTNQSMTVTNAPSAECFFRIRSAR from the coding sequence TGCCGCAGACCGGTCTGCTGCCGATGGGCGAGGGGCGGCCGACCCTGCCGCTGAAGACGCTGATGGTCGCCATTCCGCCCGGTGCGGAGTTTGATGTGCAGCTGGCTGCGGGCGAAACGACCGTGATGTCCGATGTGTTGCTCGCTCCGGCGGAGCGGCTGATCAAAATGAACGGCGACGACAAGGAGTCCACCTTTGCCATAGATGATGCCTTTTATGCCGCGGATGAAAGCTTCCCGGCCGATCCGCTCTACAGTGCCCGCCGCGTGAGCCTGCGCGGCCGCGAGTTCATTGAGGTGCGTGTGGCGCCGCTGCGCTACAATCCAGCCAAACGCGAGCTGGAAGTGGCCGAGACGGTTGCGGTCGAGGTCGAAATCTTCCCGACCGCTGGCGGCGTCGCCCCCGCGGAGGATCCGCTCTACAGTCCGGCTTTTGATTCTATGACGACCGAGGGCGACTACAGCTTCCCCGGTTACATGCCGACCAACGTGGTATTCCCCGGCGGAATCGGTCCGGAAAAATACATGATTATCTACAACGAAAAGTTTCAGGATAATCCCCATTTCCAGGAGTTCATCGAATGGAAGCGCCGCAAGGGCTATGAGGTGGTGCTGAAGACGACCAAATCTATTGGGGGTTCGAACTGCAACGCATCGGAAATTAGCAATTATTTGAAGGGGCTGCCGGATGAGGACTGGCCGACTTACCTCTTGCTGGTGGGCCGGCACAACACCACAACCGGCGTGGCGATGCATAAGCGCTTTACCTCATATAGCAGCAGTTGTTGGAACGATCATTTTTATTCCTTGCGTACCAAGAACCAAGAAGTGAATGAGGAGTGGGGAACCCCATCAAAAGTGTGGGACTGGTCGAATGCTTCGACGAGTCCGGATGGACTGCAGCTGACGATCAGTGTGCCCTATGATAACTGGGGATTTATTTACAAAGAAGTGGAGCCCGGAGATGAAGTCTTGTTTGAGGGCGGAATCACCTCAACCGTGGCATCGGTGAATTCGTATTCAAACCTCACGCTGACCAGCTCCGTCTATCCAGGCGCAAGCAACCTGACCTTCAGCATTGATGTTTTGGCCGATTTTAATCCCGCCGACTGGGTCGATGAATACCCGGATCTTTTTGTCGGGCGCATTCCGGCCAATGACAACGGGATGCTCAGCAGTATGCTCGAAAAAATGATGCTGATGGACCGCAACCCGCCGCAGTCGGGCAGTCATTACGAACGCAATATCCTGGTGGGCGCTAAAGATGGTGCTTTGCAGGGGCCGGAACCGATGATTGATGCGCTGGGGGTTTACTTTGAGCGGGAGTATGGCGATGCCACTGTGGAACGCGCCTTCAATGGTGGCAATTACACACCGGGGCAGTGGCTGAATCCCGGGCATTCGATGTTCTGGCCGGATAAGGATTGGCAGGTGAGCGATGGATTTGTGGCCAAAAACTGTTCCAGCAACACCGAAGCGAAGGAAAAACTGAAGCGTGAATGGGGGCAGGAAGAGGGCGCGGCGCTGGTGCACTATATCTGCCATGGTGGCGAGCAGGGCTGGTATTGGAACAACAAGGGGTCCACTTTTACTATCGACGAGCTGGCCGAATTAAACACCCCCGAACGCTATGCCATGGTGATGGACTATTCCTGCGACACCGCCGGTTGGAACTCGTCCACCAACTTTACCCAGGTGGCGCTCTGCAACCCGAATGGCGGCGCCTACAGCATGATTTCGGCTTGTCAGCCGCAATGGGGCGGCATACAGGACTATCAGTTCTACGGCTATCTCTCTGGGGTGTTTACCAACTGGTTTGACTTCTTCATCGATGCGTTTGAAGAGGGGGTTGACGATGACACGGTGACCTATCCCGCGTTTTCCGACCCGACCCTGCCGATCACCTATTCGCCTGGGCACGCCCCGCGCATGGGGCAGATGTGGTGGTGCGGCAAGGTGTACACGCTGGAAAACTATCCGGCGGATGATCTGTTATGGGGAGCTGATAAACCCGATCAGCCGGTCGTGGGCAACCACGTCGCCTATGAAAATATGATCATGCAGAATCTGTTTGGTGATCCGGAGGCCTTCATGGTCTTTTCCGCGCCGACGCCGCTGGCCGCCACGCTGTCCGCTTCGGTTGGACCGGGCGCGAGCACGGTGCAGGTCACCACGGAAGAGGGCGCCCAAGTCGCGCTTTACAGCGATGCGCTGAACATTCATCTCGTGGCGATCGCCGACACCAACGGCGTGGCTTCGTTTGATATCGCCCCGGTGCAGGCCGGTGCGGTGGCGGTCACCGCCTCCAAATTCGGCCGTGTCCCGTTCGAAGGCGGCTTTGCCGTCGGTGCCAACAATGCTCCTGTTTTCTCGCAATCCGATATTTTCCAGACCACGGTTAAAGCGGCGGAAGCCTGTGAAGATTCGCTGGCCGCCTTTGCGTCCGATCCGGATGGCGACGGTATAAAGTTTTCGATCACCGATGGTCCGGACTGGCTGAAGATGCTCGACAACGGCACCTACTACGGCACGCCGGACTTTTCCGATATCGGCAGCAATGAATTCACGGTGCAGGTGGAAGATGATTCCGGCGCGTCCGACACCGCCGTTATGACCATCATCGTCAACCCGAACGATGCCTTCAACACAGCGCCGTACGCCAACGAAGATCCGATCCAGCTGTCCGCCACGGTGGCTGGCGGCATTTCCGGTTCGCTCACCAACCATGTGTTCGATGACGAAGGCGATGTGCTGTCCTTCTCCAAAACTGCAGGCGATGCCTGGTTGACGATTGCAACCAATGGAATGCTGAGCGGTTATCCGCCAGCGGCAACGGTGGGTGATAATGCGTTTGATGTTACGGTTTCGGACGGCGTGAATCTCGCAATGATTCATCTCAATATTTCCGTCGCTCCGGCCTCGGAAATTACGGTGCTGGATATTGATTTCCAAGGTTCGGAAGCCGGGCGTACCAACTTGCTGGCAGCGACCGAGGCTGAACGGGGGACGATTCTGAGCAACGGCACGCATGTCGGGGTCTGGAGCGATGTGGCGGCCACGCCGAATCTGGCCTATGAAATCCAGCAGGAAACCGACGGAACCAACAAGGTGCTGGCGTTCGCCAACGAAAATAATGGAACGAAAATGGTGGCGGATCTCCTTTTCGATTATACCGCAAACCTAGAGTCGGGCGAGGTCCTTGATTTGAGCTGGGAGTGGATGCATACCGATGGTAAGGGCGGTGGATCGGGAGATGTTTTCCTTATTCTGCTGAATGACGCGATGGAAGAAGTCGCCACGTTGAAGTGGAATGATAGCTCACAGTTGAGCCTGAATGGCACCTCGTTTGCCGACCGGCTTCGCCAGTTGCCCATCGATCCGTATGTGGAAATCACGACCGCGCTCTGGAATCCGCTTGCCATGGACATGGAAATGAGCTCGACCAACATGGCGCTGTCGATTGACGGTGCGGTGGTGACCAACATGCCGTTCACCGCGGCGACCATCAAGGGGCTGCGTTTCAAGACCGCTTCCAATCGAACCTATTCAGAAGGCGGCGCGTGGATGGATAATATCCTGGCTACGGTCACGCCGCCGCTGCCGGTGTCGGCCGATGCCGATGAGGACGGCATTCCCGATAACTGGGAAGCGCAGTTCGGCCTCAGCGGCGGAAATGCCGCGGACGCGGCGCTGGATATTGATGGTGATGGACTGACCGCGCTGCAGGAATATATCGCCGACACCAATCCGACCAATCCGGCCTCCTGCCTAGTGATCAATTCCCTGGTGTGGACCAACGGGCAGTTTTGGGTCGACTGGAACGGCGGCATAAATGCAACGCAGTATTTCGAATGCGCGGAAAATCTGGTATCCAATCACTGGACGGAACTGCGGACCTACGTGCCGCCGACGACAACCAACCAATCGATGACGGTTACCAACGCCCCGTCGGCCGAGTGTTTCTTTCGCATTCGGTCCGCTCGATAA
- a CDS encoding PEP-CTERM sorting domain-containing protein (PEP-CTERM proteins occur, often in large numbers, in the proteomes of bacteria that also encode an exosortase, a predicted intramembrane cysteine proteinase. The presence of a PEP-CTERM domain at a protein's C-terminus predicts cleavage within the sorting domain, followed by covalent anchoring to some some component of the (usually Gram-negative) cell surface. Many PEP-CTERM proteins exhibit an unusual sequence composition that includes large numbers of potential glycosylation sites. Expression of one such protein has been shown restore the ability of a bacterium to form floc, a type of biofilm.), whose protein sequence is MKVLRILGFVIASGVISEAALVTWQGGPGNWTNANWAVDGINEQSIGTTISDQISITNGSVSVSGNLIAATGGSVADQSLHISNSAQLTVGGIIDFGSGNNNTQTLGFRMEDGALVSASYLQLKTKNLARTNIEFGGGVLTLTSDNSIRGGDFPNQNVNITAGAGEFSIIATATPQVGKSLATKVGSDLFAIDGTKIVVVADGSEISILNAELVTKVVNGKWLKITGTNDGPQTLEVIPEPAVIGLISIAGCGFLVIRRFTAG, encoded by the coding sequence ATGAAAGTACTGAGAATACTGGGTTTTGTAATTGCTTCCGGGGTGATTTCCGAGGCCGCTCTGGTTACCTGGCAGGGTGGACCTGGAAACTGGACGAATGCGAACTGGGCAGTGGATGGAATCAATGAACAGAGCATAGGGACTACGATTTCTGACCAGATCAGTATTACAAATGGCAGTGTCTCCGTTTCAGGGAATCTAATTGCCGCGACGGGTGGCTCCGTTGCTGATCAATCTTTGCATATCAGTAATAGCGCGCAGTTAACAGTAGGCGGGATCATCGATTTTGGTTCGGGAAATAATAATACGCAGACCCTTGGATTCCGCATGGAAGATGGTGCTTTGGTCTCGGCTTCATATTTACAATTAAAAACCAAGAATCTGGCCCGGACTAATATTGAATTTGGTGGTGGTGTGTTGACATTGACGTCCGATAATTCGATACGGGGCGGTGATTTTCCGAATCAGAATGTAAATATAACCGCAGGGGCAGGAGAATTTTCCATAATTGCAACGGCAACGCCACAGGTCGGAAAATCACTCGCCACTAAAGTCGGATCCGACCTTTTTGCCATTGATGGCACCAAGATTGTCGTTGTGGCAGATGGTAGCGAGATCTCCATTCTAAATGCAGAGCTTGTAACGAAGGTTGTCAACGGGAAGTGGCTCAAAATTACAGGAACAAATGACGGTCCTCAGACGCTGGAAGTGATTCCGGAACCGGCGGTGATTGGATTGATATCGATTGCGGGTTGTGGATTTCTGGTCATCCGTCGATTTACAGCCGGTTAG
- a CDS encoding formylglycine-generating enzyme family protein: MNKLSLRSLLIFVVASSVSVFAERPGTNDTYMVIDLSAGASATDYPVSYLTGLPDPIPDTYKTTHLVFRRIPKGIFMMGAPTNEAGYWGETQHEVTLTEDFYAGVFEVTQKQWVLVMGNNPSAHTGDRRPVEDIEYRMIRGDTLGAGWPESDAVDAGSFLGVLRSRAGLKLDLPTEAQWEYACRAGTTLGYNDQTKNNGAGSDCIKYNSGGVDANLEPLAWYAGNSISDHHHEVGLKQANAWGLYDMTGNVFEWCLDWWQYYTSDAVVDPVGADNSEQRYIRILRGGAHFYDAFQCRSAARYWSQPHNEMPDGATAGGGYVGFRLSYTVPNPDPIGRIAYSASQAGGAGVSWDTTLDQSYTVETNASLLHPNWGIYETVTGTGGRASVFAPVDQATLFYKVSSDR, from the coding sequence ATGAATAAATTATCGCTCCGTTCATTGTTGATTTTCGTAGTAGCATCTTCCGTAAGCGTGTTTGCGGAGCGCCCCGGAACCAATGACACCTATATGGTGATTGATCTGTCGGCGGGGGCGTCGGCCACGGACTATCCGGTGAGTTACCTGACGGGTCTGCCGGACCCGATTCCCGATACGTATAAAACGACGCATCTGGTGTTTCGCCGTATTCCCAAGGGCATCTTCATGATGGGAGCGCCCACGAATGAAGCCGGATATTGGGGTGAAACACAGCATGAGGTAACCCTCACAGAAGATTTTTACGCCGGGGTGTTCGAGGTTACGCAGAAGCAGTGGGTGCTGGTGATGGGGAATAATCCATCTGCACACACAGGGGACCGCCGGCCTGTAGAAGATATTGAGTACAGGATGATCCGTGGAGACACCCTCGGTGCCGGCTGGCCGGAGAGTGATGCGGTGGATGCGGGATCTTTTCTGGGCGTGCTGCGTTCCCGCGCCGGTCTGAAACTGGATCTGCCGACCGAAGCTCAGTGGGAATATGCCTGCCGGGCCGGAACGACCCTCGGTTATAATGATCAGACCAAAAACAATGGGGCCGGCTCCGACTGCATTAAATATAACAGTGGAGGTGTGGATGCCAATCTCGAACCGCTGGCCTGGTATGCAGGAAACAGCATTTCCGACCACCATCATGAGGTCGGTTTAAAGCAGGCGAATGCCTGGGGCCTTTATGATATGACCGGCAATGTCTTCGAGTGGTGCCTGGACTGGTGGCAATATTATACATCCGATGCTGTGGTAGATCCGGTTGGTGCGGATAACAGTGAGCAACGCTATATCCGTATCCTGCGTGGCGGTGCTCATTTTTATGATGCCTTTCAATGCAGGTCTGCAGCACGTTACTGGAGCCAACCACATAATGAGATGCCCGATGGAGCCACAGCGGGGGGCGGGTATGTCGGGTTCCGGTTGAGTTACACGGTGCCGAATCCGGATCCGATCGGCCGTATCGCATATTCCGCTTCCCAGGCAGGCGGGGCGGGGGTGTCGTGGGATACCACGCTGGATCAGAGCTACACCGTGGAAACCAACGCCAGTCTGCTGCACCCGAACTGGGGCATTTACGAAACCGTGACCGGCACCGGCGGCAGAGCCTCCGTGTTCGCGCCGGTCGACCAAGCCACCTTGTTCTACAAGGTCTCATCGGATCGGTAG